The proteins below are encoded in one region of Hordeum vulgare subsp. vulgare chromosome 3H, MorexV3_pseudomolecules_assembly, whole genome shotgun sequence:
- the LOC123442959 gene encoding protein GIGANTEA — translation MSASNGKWIDGLQFSSLFWPPPHDAQQKQAQILAYVEYFGQFTSDSEQFPEDVAQLIQTCYPSKEKRLVDEVLATFVLHHPEHGHAVVHPILSRIIDGTLSYDSHGSPFNSFISLFTQSSEKEYSEQWALACGEILRVLTHYNRPIFKVADCNNTSDQATTSCSAQEKANYSPGNEPERKPLRPLSPWITDILLTAPLGIRSDYFRWCGGVMGKYAAGGELKPPTTAYSRGAGKHPQLMPSTPRWAVANGAGVILSVCDEEVARYETANLTAAAVPALLLPPPTTPLDEHLVAGLPPLEPYARLFHRYYAIATPSATQRLLFGLLEAPPSWAPDALDAAVQLVELLRAAEDYATGMRLPKNWLHLHFLRAIGTAMSMRAGIAADTAAALLFRILSQPTLLFPPLRHAEGVEVQHEPLGGYVSSYKRQLEVPASETTIDATAQGIASLLCAHGPDVEWRICTIWEAAYGLLPLNSSAVDLPEIVVAAPLQPPTLSWSLYLPLLKVFEYLPRGSPSEACLMRIFVATVEAILRRTFPSETSESSKRPRSQSKNLAVAELRTMIHSLFVESCASMNLASRLLFVVLTVCVSHQALPGGSKRPTGSENHSSEEATEDPRLTNGRNKVKKKQGPVGTFDSYVLAAVCALSCELQLFPILCKSATNSKVKDSIKILKPGKNNGISNELQNSISSAILHTRRILGILEALFSLKPSSVGTSWNYSSNEIVAAAMVAAHVSELFRRSRPCLNALSSLKRCKWDAEISTRASSLYHLIDLHGKTVSSIVNKAEPLEAHLTFTSVKRDGQQHIEENSTSSSGNGNLEKKNASASHMKNGFSRPLLKCSEEARRNGNVASTSGKVPATLQAEASDLANFLTMDRNGGYRGSQTLLSSVISEKQELCFSVVSLLWHKLIASPETQMSAESTSAHQGWRKVVDALCDVVSASPAKASTAIVLQAEKDLQPWIARDDEEGQKMWRVNQRIVKLIAELMRNHDSPEALIILASASDLLLRATDGMLVDGEACTLPQLELLEVTARAIHLIVEWGDPGVAVADGLSNLLKCRLSPTIRCLSHASAHVRALSMSVLRDILNSGPLGSSKTIQGEQRNGIQSPNYQCAAANTVNWQADVERCIDWEARSRRATGMTLAFLTAAANELGCPLPC, via the exons ATGTCAGCGTCAAATGGGAAGTGGATTGATGGACTCCAGTTCTCATCACTGTTCTGGCCCCCGCCACACGATGCGCAGCAGAAACAG GCACAAATTTTAGCCTATGTTGAGTACTTTGGTCAGTTCACATCTGACAGCGAGCAATTCCCGGAGGATGTAGCTCAG CTAATTCAAACTTGCTATCCATCAAAAGAAAAGCGGTTGGTAGATGAAGTATTAG CAACTTTTGTTCTCCATCACCCCGAGCATGGTCATGCAGTTGTACATCCAATTCTTTCACGCATCATAGACGGGACACTGAGTTATGATAGTCATGGTTCCCCATTCAattccttcatctccttatttACCCAAAGTTCTGAG AAAGAGTACTCAGAGCAGTGGGCCTTGGCCTGTGGAGAGATTCTTAGAGTTCTAACTCACTACAACAGGCCAATCTTTAAAGTTGCAGACTGTAACAACACCTCTGACCAGGCTACAACAAGTTGTTCTGCACAGGAGAAAGCTAATTACTCTCCAGGAAATGAACCTGAACGGAAGCCATTGAGGCCATTATCTCCTTGGATCACAGATATTTTGCTAACTGCACCTTTAGGCATTAGAAGCGACTATTTTAGATG GTGTGGTGGAGTTATGGGAAAATACGCAGCTGGTGGAGAATTGAAGCCTCCAACAACTG CTTACAGCCGAGGAGCTGGTAAGCACCCACAACTCATGCCATCCACCCCAAGATGGGCTGTTGCCAATGGAGCTGGAGTTATTTTAAGTGTCTGTGATGAGGAAGTAGCTCGTTATGAGACAGCAAACTTAACCGCGGCAGCTGTTCCCGCCCTTCTGCTACCTCCACCGACAACACCCTTGGATGAGCATTTGGTGGCAGGGCTACCCCCTCTTGAGCCATACGCTCGCTTGTTTCATAG ATACTATGCAATTGCCACACCAAGTGCTACACAAAGATTGCTTTTTGGTCTTCTTGAAGCACCACCATCATGGGCTCCAGATGCACTTGATGCAGCAGTTCAGCTTGTTGAACTCCTTCGGGCAGCTGAAGATTATGCTACTGGCATGCGG CTTCCAAAAAATTGGTTGCATCTTCATTTCTTGCGTGCGATTGGAACTGCAATGTCTATGAGGGCTGGTATTGCTGCCGATACAGCTGCTGCGTTGCTTTTTCGCATACTATCCCAACCAACGTTGCTTTTTCCTCCACTAAGGCATGCTGAAGGAGTTGAAGTGCAACATGAACCACTGGGTGGCTATGTATCATCATACAAAAGACAG CTGGAAGTTCCTGCATCTGAAACCACAATTGATGCCACTGCACAAGGCATTGCTTCCTTGCTGTGTGCTCATGGTCCTGATGTTGAGTGGAGAATATGTACCATCTGGGAAGCTGCCTATGGTTTGTTACCTCTGAATTCATCAGCAGTTGATTTGCCCGAAATCGTTGTAGCTGCTCCGCTTCAGCCACCTACTTTGTCATGGAGCCTATACTTGCCACTGTTGAAAGTATTCGAGTATCTACCTCGTGGAAGTCCATCTGAAGCATGCCTTATGAGAATAtttgtggcaacagttgaagctaTACTCAGAAGAACTTTCCCTTCGGAAACCTCTGAATCATCTAAAAGACCAAGAAGTCAATCCAAGAACCTTGCTGTTGCTGAACTCCGTACAATGATACATTCACTCTTTGTTGAATCATGTGCTTCAATGAACCTTGCTTCCCGGTTGTTGTTTGTTGTATTAACTGTTTGCGTCAGTCATCAAGCTTTGCCAGGGGGCAGCAAAAGACCAACGGGTAGTGAAAACCATTCTTCTGAGGAGGCCACTGAGGACCCAAGATTAACCAATGGAAGAAATAAGGTCAAGAAGAAACAAGGGCCTGTTGGTACATTTGACTCGTATGTGCTGGCTGCTGTTTGTGCCTTATCTTGTGAGCTTCagctgttccctatcctttgcaaGAGTGCAACAAACTCAAAAGTAAAAGACTCTATAAAGATCCTGAAGCCTGGAAAAAACAATGGGATCAGTAATGAGCTACAGAATAGCATTAGCTCAGCAATTCTCCATACTCGTAGAATTCTTGGCATCCTGGAAGCTCTTTTCTCCTTGAAGCCATCATCAGTTGGTACCTCCTGGAACTATAGTTCAAATGAGATAGTTGCAGCGGCTATGGTTGCCGCTCATGTTTCTGAGTTATTTCGCCGGTCGAGGCCATGCCTAAATGCACTATCTTCACTGAAGCGATGTAAGTGGGATGCTGAGATTTCTACCAGGGCATCATCCCTTTACCATTTGATCGATTTGCATggtaaaactgtgtcctccatcgTGAACAAAGCTGAGCCTCTAGAAGCTCACCTGACTTTTACATCAGTAAAGAGAGATGGTCAACAACACATTGAGGAAAACAGCACCAGCTCATCGGGTAATGGCAACTTGGAAAAGAAGAATGCTTCAGCCTCACACATGAAAAATGGTTTTTCAAGACCACTCTTGAAATGCTCAGAAGAGGCTAGGCGAAATGGTAATGTTGCAAGTACATCCGGGAAAGTTCCTGCAACTTTACAGGCTGAAGCATCTGATTTGGCTAACTTCCTTACCATGGATAGAAATGGGGGTTATCGAGGCTCTCAGACTCTCCTAAGTTCTGTTATCTCAGAAAAACAGGAATTATGCTTCTCTGTTGTCTCATTGCTCTGGCATAAGCTTATTGCATCTCCTGAAACGCAGATGTCTGCAGAAAGTACATCAGCTCATCAAGGTTGGAGAAAG GTTGTAGATGCCCTTTGTGATGTTGTTTCAGCCTCACCAGCCAAGGCTTCAACTGCTATTGTTCTGCAG GCTGAGAAGGACCTACAGCCCTGGATTGCTCGAGATGACGAGGAAGGTCAAAAGATGTGGAGAGTCAACCAGCGAATAGTTAAACTGATAGCTGAGCTTATGAGGAACCATGATAGCCCAGAAGCATTGATAATTCTTGCTAGTGCTTCAGACCTTCTGCTTCGTGCTACAGATGGGATGCTTGTTGATGGTGAAGCTTGTACCTTGCCTCAGTTAGAG CTCCTGGAAGTAACTGCTAGAGCTATTCATCTCATCGTTGAATGGGGAGACCCAGGTGTAGCAGTTGCTGATGGCCTCTCAAATCTGTTAAAG TGCCGTCTATCGCCTACCATCCGCTGCCTCTCCCACGCTAGCGCACACGTACGAGCGCTCAGCATGTCCGTCCTCCGTGACATCTTGAACAGTGGACCACTAGGTTCCAGTAAGACCATTCAAGGCGAGCAACGGAACGGCATCCAAAGCCCAAACTACCAATGCGCGGCAGCAAACACGGTGAACTGGCAAGCGGATGTCGAGAGATGTATAGACTGGGAAGCCCGCAGCCGCCGTGCCACCGGGATGACCCTCGCCTTCCTCACCGCTGCTGCTAACGAGCTGGGCTGCCCCCTTCCTTGCTGA